In Passer domesticus isolate bPasDom1 unplaced genomic scaffold, bPasDom1.hap1 HAP1_SCAFFOLD_44, whole genome shotgun sequence, a single window of DNA contains:
- the LOC135292696 gene encoding neurofilament heavy polypeptide-like, translated as MQASSILPVSGVLQPGESQQVSLPFSGHLNSISSATALCHVEGGPSSEVLVPGEASRVSCSPSPQEINCGSGAPLRERRELKRPAPKLEEEAKALVEEERRKEKEKQKKAKKGVSVGKEPPKAEKGKTKPTEKESKAPEKKVIKESERKETKIPEWMETKAPDKMETKLPEKKNKHPENKETKFPERNESKAPEKKETKAPEKKDTKALERKETKFPEKKETKAAEKIENKLPEKKYKPPEKRESKFLEKKETKAAEKIENRLPEKKYKPPEKRETKFPERKESKAPERKELKILKKESKSPEKRSKPPEKKETKCPERKEIKIPEKETKAPKKKEPKAPKKGEAKVPEKRETKAPKKKEPKAPKKGEAKA; from the exons atgCAGGCTTCCAGTATCCTGCCAGTGTcaggtgtgctgcagccaggagagagccagcaggtctccttgcccttctctggccaCCTCAACAGCATCTCCAGTGCCACGGCGCTGTGCCACGTGGAGGGAGGCCCCAGCTCTGAGGTGCTGGTGCCCGGGGAGGCCTCACGTGTCAGCTGCTCCCCGAGCCCCCAGGAGATCAActgtggctctggggcaccTCTCAGGGAGAG aagggagctgaagCGGCCGGCTCCAAAGCTTGAGGAGGAGGCAAAAGCCTTGGTGGAGGAAGAGAGGcggaaggagaaagagaagcagaagaaagcaaagaagggtgtctctgtggggaaggaacctccaaaagcagagaaggggaaaaccaaacccacagagaaggaaagcaaggctcCAGAGAAGAAGGTCATCAAAGAatcagagaggaaggaaaccaaAATCCCAGAGTGGATGGAAACCAAAGCCCCAGACAAGATGGAAaccaaactcccagaaaagaaaaacaaacatccagaaaacaaggaaactaaattcccagagaggaatgaaagcaaagccccagagaagaaggaaaccaaggccccagagaagaaggacaccaaagcattagagaggaaggaaaccaaattcccagagaagaaggaaaccaaagctgcagagaagattgaaaacaaactcccagaaaagaaatacaaacctccaGAGAAGAGGGAATCCAAATtcctagagaagaaggaaaccaaagctgcagagaagattgaaaacagactcccagaaaagaaatacaaacctccagaaaagagggaaaccaaattcccagagaggaaggaaagcaaagcaccagagaggaaggaattgAAAATCctaaagaaggaaagcaaatctccagagaagagaagcaaacctccagaaaagaaggaaaccaaatgcccagagaggaaggaaatcaaaatcccagagaaggaaACCAAGGCACCAAAAAAGAAggaacccaaagccccaaagaagggggaagccaaagtgccagagaagagagagaccaaagccccaaagaagaaggaacccaaagccccaaagaagggggaagccaaagcctga